aaatttattaataaaagcaCTTTAAATTCCAATATCAAAATGGGGTTTTAAAAGGTACCATGAGCTTGGTCACACTAAAACATCACTTGGGCCCATAAAATCCAGTAGCTTGTAGAGGTACCAATAAATTACATCCAGAAACACAGCAAAAGAGCTGAAGCCACAAATTTCATAAGCCTTTTTCAAGTTAGAATGACAGTGACATAATCTAATCTACGTGTGTCCAGCCGTGTAAGCAATTACTGTATATTAGCCTTAACTAGTCATTGTTCGTCACCTTGAAGTTGAACGTGCGGACAAGGTCTGTAGGGCTCCCCTCGCTTCCATAAATGCTTCAAATCACCTCTCTTACTTGCCAAAGTTATCAGAGTGCCTGAATGGAATACGAAGGCAGTTTTAGAGCTCATAATGTAGCAGTggtatcaaagaaaaaaactacCTCAACATTTTCTGGGAGTATCGACCTTGTAGATTGTTATGTTACGGACGAATCCAATTACACATAGATATCTTAGAATCGAGTTAGCGAGGGACTAGATGTGATTGGTCAAGCCCGAGAACTTGAGCAAGATATTGAGATTATCAGTATATATGATGTTTTAAAAAAGGTAAACATGGTAGGCaacaatcattattttttcttgattactTTGGAACAAATTTCTTGCTCATCTATAGGGAAATAACTAGTCCAATCTATTCTTGTTTCAAGAACTGGCTGCGTACCTAGCGTAAACGGAACGATGTAAAGCAAAGCTGGCTGGCCATGTCCATCCATCATGTTCAGAGCCACATATGTAACTAGAAGACCTGTGCAGAAGAAGTTGAAAAGTCCCCAAGTATCAGTGATAGCTTACAATTGCGTATGCCATTGTGTAGAAAAACATATTTCCTTAGAAAATCTCAGTTTGAACACATTAGAAATGCTGTTCTCAGCAATATACAGTTTTAGGGGTTATTCTCCAGACCAGATAAAAGTTTTGAGACCATATTAATATCTACTTTGCATTCAAAGTTTCCAGTTTTCATCTGTCCCAAAACAAGCAACCGCAATTTCTTTCATGCATTCCAGTCTTCATttaaatgagaattttttaatttgataccACTAAGTATCAAGAAATATTACTACATCGACTAATCCAAACTCGTTTTCGGTttccccacacgcacacactcGCACGTACATGTAACTTCAAGTCATACCTAAACCATAAGCAAGCATTGCCCAAAGGAAATATCCAGCTTTGAGGCTTTTCTTAGCCAGCCAGTCATACCTGCAACCaacattattttgatattatgaGTACTCAAACTACCTTGAAGCAGCCAAACGACCTCAATGAGGACAGACTATAAGTTCTAAAAACATGTTATCAGGTGTACGAGCTTATAAGATTTCTTGAATAAACATAGGCACATGCCATCTAACTTATTTGTTTATGTCTACTTTTAGGGTAGTTGTTCGACTCAAACCTTAGGGAAAATGCTACTAGTAGGCCTGGTAAGATGATGTCGCCAAAACCAATTATACTGTAACCACCCCAAGGATCAAATAGTCGAGGAATTTTCAGTAGCATTGGAATGCCGTCTTCTCCACTTCCATCGCCTCGAGCTACCTACATGACATAACAGTAAACAAGGTCAGTCATTAGGCAGCAAGAACCTATCAAAACCGAAAGATCATTCATACATTGGTGCTCTGCAGGATCCGAGCTATGCTTACCACTATCATCACACTCTTATGGAACCACCATTTCGACACGAAGACCCAAAATATGTCATACAAGAATGCACAACTGAGTAGAACTGTTCCCACCTGAGTATGTAAAGGAAAGATTAAGATCGGGTCAAATAGACGCACCATCATGGGTATCTGGGAATAAGCATTTTGATTTTGCTGTAGCGGGGGAGGGGTTTAGTGTAGCATGAGTTTCAAAGATCGACAACCACCTTTAGGTTTGGTACTTGTACTATCTGGAGAACAGTGATTATCAGTGCAATGCCCTGTTACAGAGATAAACTAAGTAACGACTAAGGATCCATCCATCAACAAGAAGAAGTATAgatcaatattaaaaatgagtcGAACTATTTAATTTCTGGAATCAGAATGtcaataaacaaaaagacATATTTGGTGCTCCTGTTCAAATGAGATGAAGGAAATAGAAGATAGCATTCGAGAGTACATACAACAAATGCAATTCAGCCTATTCAGTAAGTTTTCGTGTCCAACTGTTTTAGTATTTGTTCGTCTAAGACCCTTAACTTCCAAGGCACCCTTATCACACATTTACCTTGAAGGACTTAATTCGTTCAAGGAAAAGAACATTGCTCTTCGTGCTTTAAAATGGAAACTGGAGTTGGCGGTAAAATGGTGTTGGAACAGATGGCAAATTTGTCATCAATCGTTGTTCTGAAACAAAGCTATGAAGACAGAAAACGTTGTTCTTACTAGTATGTCTTGACCAATCCAAGCAAAAGAGACACTTCGGTAAACTGCCCATAAAACAGCAAACACTATGCAGAACGGAGAAACAGCTGCAGTCAGATATGAGACAGCTCCTAGAAAAGGTACTTTAACAAATGACTCTGCAGCATGTTCAAACCATCTGAAACTATATCCAAAACAAGAAGTCAAtgtatcaagaaaaaataacattaatgAACTTTATCAAGAAAACTACAGGTTAAATCCCATGTGCTCCAGAAGCAAAATGCGCACACATATGCACAAAATGAATACAAACATAATACATACCATGATAACAAAGCCACTAGACAAGTTTGCAAACCCTGCATTATAAGAGAAAAGACTCAGCATTCAGTTTAAGTTAAAACTCATATGCAGGTGTTTAGCTTCCCATTGATCAATCGCCGTGTCATTTAACATACATGTAGCTGAGCCTGATTCAAAATAATACCCATTCAGAAGGAAAATTATCAGTAAACCAGTGCAACGTCCCTCATGCCTTAGAAAGAATTGCAGTTCATTTGACACAACTCAAGTAACAAAagtctcttttctctttcagaAACACACGTAAAAGCATAGACAAAATCTTAGTTAGAATATCTGTATTGAATAGGCAAGCACATAATAGTTCAAGTGAATCTCCATGTATAAAAGCAAAAGCGCTCTGTTGGTAAGAATACGGCAGGCAGAGTACTTGAATGGTAGAAATGACGCCTCACCTCTACACCACCTAGGCAAAACACAACCACGAGAATCTCAATGAACCAATAAGACATCAACTTGTACAGCATAACCAAGAAACACGAAGCAATCACGACAAAGAAAATTGCTGAAGTTGTGTTGATGTCCACAACACCACTGTAACCACAAGTATTCTTAGTGAGGTATTCATCGGAACCATCCTGCTAggtaaacattaaaaattagtcGCCTGAAGAAATCCCCTGTCTTgactaaattttatcaaaaagcAGAAGATTATTAGTAAATGCTCCCTGCTTTACCTTTAAGAGCTTGTCTTGCTCAATAGCTGCTTCTCTTGCACTCCATGCAGACCAATAAGATGCACATAGGATGGTACCAACAGCCATTAGCCATAAAAACACTTCAGCAACATCAACCAACGGGCGCTTTGGAGAGTAAATCTGAATGGAAACTGAAAACAAATGGCAACCTTGTGAATCAAACAGAAATCGCTATAAAGAGTAACATGCTTATTTGATCGTCTAATGGTCAAAACCTTTTGGGCGGAGGTTTACCATGTGAACTGTTCCTCATGCTTTGTTTCAAGACTGCACCAGCATCTTGCGGGAGCATGACAACAGGTATGCCAATATCTACATCAGTTTCATTTGCTTCACAGACCATCTTGAAGAGTTCTGGAGAAGTACCCCGTCAAGGTGCAACCACGTAAAATCAGCAATTGGAAATTATCTAATATCAATATCTGTATAAAGATTCTTGTTACCATGATAATAATGGTCTATAGTTGGACAATGGGATTAACAAACAAGAAGAGTGTTTTCCGTTACAGAATTTTACATAAGAAACTGgagcaaaataattacaaaaacacaaGTGCACCTTCTACGGAGCAAACTAATCACAAGTCGTATCTCTATATGTGTTAATAAGTGAACTGTGTGTTTGGATGGTAGAACTATTTTCAGGAAACGGGATGTTGACATGACCCCTAGCGTTTAAAGAACTATTACACTACTCGCGGAGAACAGAGACCTGTCTGGTTGTTTATGATGAGCAGAGCTGAAGCTCCAGCAGCTTCTGCAACATTTGCTTTGGTAACAAAACTACAGTTTCCACGGTGCACCAAGATAGCCTCGCCTGTCAGCTATAGAACAGCAAAGCAGCTGAATAATGAGCCAAGATATGAAATTACGACTCTTAAAAAGCTACCAAAGAGACGCCCCAATTTCCACATCAAGGACGTGTAGTCAGGACAGTTAGAAATACAATCAGCGGAGAAGACAAAAACCTTATTCCTTGGTTTACTACAACAATCAGGGGGGTCTGCAAGAGCAACTTTAGTCTGGTTTGCACGCTTCTCTTTCGATTCCAACGTGGGACCAAATCGAGCACCAATACCCACAAACTCCATTGCTTCTTTTTCGTCCATCCAAATTGGTACTTTAACCTATTGAATAGCAATGTACCTTAAGCCTTCAGCTGAATACATACatggaaattgaaaattctttatCACATCCAATGATCAGATTGCTCTAATCTACCAATGGATTTGCATTCTATCCCTAATACTGTTAGCTTTCCTCAAGCCATTGTGATACTGGACAGATCAAACCCAAATTCAAACATCATAACCTTCAAGAATGCTTCCTAAGCAACcaaaacacacactagcaTTACACACACTGTTGCTTCAGCAGCACcaaaatcaacaagaaaattttcaaatacagtataaaaaacaaacaaatactaaATGGGATTAGAAGAgcaggaagagagagagagagagagaggatctTCACCAGCACAAAATTGTTATCACAACCAGGTCTCTTGGGAGCAACATCATCTTGGTGAACTATGTCGCCTGCAAACACCACAGAAATGCACAAAAACACAGCAAGAGCAGATAAAGAACAGCAGAGAGATGTGCTCTTCGACTCCATCGACTCACAAAGAAACACTCAGGAAATATCTGAGCTTGAAGATCAGAGTAAAGGGTCAAATGGGGATTCTCTTTTCATTCTCTCGAAGTCGAATCCTATCTTTGGgagatattattattgagataTGTATGAAGTGGGAGACACTGAGCAGAAGAAGAATTGAGATGCGtacgaaaaaaagaagaaatagttACTGTTTGGCTTTCACTTTTTCTTACGTTGTATCGCGACAAGTCCACCGTGTTGTAGTAACCATTGGACGggttttcaattatttcagTCAATTACTCTTTGGCCGTCGCGGAAGTGGAGCGTGCAACAAACGCGATCaaggggatttttttttttaaaataaaatacaatatgcTCTActcaaatttgatataattataaatattttatttttatctatatgaTGTAGTGTATGTTCAACGTAAATGAAATCTCGTTGGTTCTTTGCATGAGCACACGGTTGGAGGAGTAAAGCTTGAAAAAAGTCTTCAAATCGGAAAAGTAAAATTTCGTGATTATATTTCCATCATTCTATGTTACAATAACcacttattttattctaaGCTTGTTTTATGCTTATTAAATGACGAATGCCCAAGATTAAGGGATTGGTTCccttttgatttaaaattttaaatatacttattttcatGCTCCCGTTGTCTTTCTTTTAACTCATTAACAGAAGTTTCTATTCTTgctctataaattattttaaatcatatactttaatattaacttattg
The nucleotide sequence above comes from Sesamum indicum cultivar Zhongzhi No. 13 linkage group LG11, S_indicum_v1.0, whole genome shotgun sequence. Encoded proteins:
- the LOC105173165 gene encoding signal peptide peptidase-like 4; the protein is MESKSTSLCCSLSALAVFLCISVVFAGDIVHQDDVAPKRPGCDNNFVLVKVPIWMDEKEAMEFVGIGARFGPTLESKEKRANQTKVALADPPDCCSKPRNKLTGEAILVHRGNCSFVTKANVAEAAGASALLIINNQTELFKMVCEANETDVDIGIPVVMLPQDAGAVLKQSMRNSSHVSIQIYSPKRPLVDVAEVFLWLMAVGTILCASYWSAWSAREAAIEQDKLLKDGSDEYLTKNTCGYSGVVDINTTSAIFFVVIASCFLVMLYKLMSYWFIEILVVVFCLGGVEGLQTCLVALLSCFRWFEHAAESFVKVPFLGAVSYLTAAVSPFCIVFAVLWAVYRSVSFAWIGQDILGIALIITVLQIVQVPNLKVGTVLLSCAFLYDIFWVFVSKWWFHKSVMIVVARGDGSGEDGIPMLLKIPRLFDPWGGYSIIGFGDIILPGLLVAFSLRYDWLAKKSLKAGYFLWAMLAYGLGLLVTYVALNMMDGHGQPALLYIVPFTLGTLITLASKRGDLKHLWKRGEPYRPCPHVQLQGDEQ